The following proteins come from a genomic window of Micromonospora echinofusca:
- a CDS encoding efflux RND transporter permease subunit: MSLLARFSLANRGLIALIAVVTTLFGAFAVPSLKQQLLPSLEFPAAFIVAVYPGAGPEVVESQVTEPIENSLQGIPGLDQVTSTSREGSATVQVQYEFGTDLDDVVNKMQTALNRIDAQLPEGVDPQVIAGSTDDLPAVVLAASGGDDQRVLAEKLRGTVVPELEAIEGVRTVELTGARDDVVVVTPDPAKMAAAKLQPTALGAALKTNGVTVPAGAVTDGTRALPVQVGTRLATLDDLRGVVVAPAAGRAAPVRLGDVATVEQQLAPATAITRTNGKDSLGIAITAAPDGNAVEISHEIRDRLADLRGASGAELTVVFDQAPFVEKSIETLTTEGLLGLVMAVVVILVFLLSVRSTMVTAVSIPLSVVVALLALWIGDYSLNLLTLGALTIAVGRVVDDSIVVLENIKRHLEYGEPKREAILAAVREVAGAVTASTLTTVAVFAPIALVGGFVGQLFAPFAITVTVALLASLLVSLTVIPVLAYWFLKPPTGTADDAALRRAAEEKELRSPLQRAYLPVIGFATRKRATRWITLGLGMLVLFGTFGLSRQLETNFIDDSGQDTLSITQELPAGTGLVGTDAAAKQIEAVLERTEDVQTYQVTAGGGDNPFGGGGNNVANWSLALGDGTDAQQMREKLRREFDALGPGIGEVSFGAGQGGAAANQIEVVVQGADPEALTRAAEEVRSAMAGLAGVEDVSTSLATRVPRVDVTVDRVAAGRVGLTEAAVGQVVAQAFRGSPLGQVTLDDGQRDVVLRFAGKPPTTVEELRAMPVGPVKLDDIADVTQTEGPQQVSRIDGERSVSVTGTATGSNLGAITQELQKKLDGIKVPGASFEIGGVSADQEEAFADLGLAVLAAIAIVFLIMVATFRSLVQALILLISIPFAATGAIGLLLATGTPLGVPALIGVLMLVGIVVTNAIVLLDLVNQYRAQGMGVQEAVVEGGRRRLRPILMTAVATIFALLPMAFGLTGEGGFISKPLAIVVIGGLLSSTLLTLILVPTLYAMAENTKESFRARRARRSGGAVPATPAGADPAGDDGGTPAAEPVPVPAAGPASSADAEAADAPASRPAPSGALVDGTDQFEVLRLPKSRTSPLPPAE; encoded by the coding sequence ATGTCGCTGCTCGCCAGATTCAGCCTCGCCAACCGGGGGCTGATCGCCCTCATCGCGGTGGTGACCACGCTGTTCGGGGCGTTCGCCGTACCGTCACTGAAGCAGCAGCTCCTGCCGTCGTTGGAGTTCCCGGCCGCGTTCATCGTGGCGGTCTATCCCGGCGCCGGGCCCGAGGTGGTCGAGTCGCAGGTCACCGAGCCGATCGAGAACAGCCTCCAGGGCATCCCCGGGCTGGACCAGGTCACCTCGACCTCCCGCGAGGGATCGGCGACCGTCCAGGTCCAGTACGAGTTCGGCACCGACCTGGACGACGTCGTCAACAAGATGCAGACCGCGCTCAACCGGATCGACGCGCAGTTGCCGGAGGGGGTCGACCCGCAGGTCATCGCCGGCAGCACCGACGACCTGCCCGCGGTGGTGCTCGCCGCCTCCGGCGGTGACGACCAGCGCGTCCTCGCGGAGAAGCTGCGGGGCACGGTCGTGCCGGAGCTGGAGGCGATCGAGGGGGTACGGACGGTCGAGCTGACCGGTGCCCGCGACGACGTCGTGGTGGTCACCCCGGACCCGGCCAAGATGGCGGCCGCGAAGCTCCAGCCCACCGCCCTCGGCGCGGCGCTGAAGACCAACGGCGTGACGGTGCCGGCCGGCGCGGTGACCGACGGCACCCGTGCCCTCCCCGTGCAGGTCGGCACCCGGCTGGCGACGCTGGACGACCTGCGGGGCGTCGTCGTCGCGCCGGCGGCGGGCCGGGCGGCCCCGGTCCGCCTCGGCGACGTGGCCACCGTCGAGCAGCAGCTCGCCCCGGCCACCGCGATCACCCGCACGAACGGCAAGGACAGCCTGGGCATCGCGATCACCGCGGCCCCGGACGGCAACGCGGTGGAGATCTCCCACGAGATCCGTGACCGCCTCGCCGACCTGCGGGGGGCCTCCGGCGCCGAGCTGACCGTCGTCTTCGACCAGGCGCCGTTCGTCGAGAAGTCGATCGAGACCCTGACCACCGAGGGCCTGCTGGGCCTGGTCATGGCCGTCGTGGTCATCCTGGTCTTCCTGCTGTCGGTCCGCTCCACGATGGTCACCGCGGTCTCCATCCCGCTCTCGGTGGTGGTCGCGCTGCTCGCCCTCTGGATCGGCGACTACTCGCTCAACCTGCTCACCCTCGGCGCGCTCACCATCGCGGTCGGCCGGGTGGTCGACGACTCGATCGTCGTGCTCGAGAACATCAAGAGACACCTGGAGTACGGCGAGCCGAAGCGGGAGGCGATCCTCGCCGCCGTCCGCGAGGTGGCCGGGGCGGTGACCGCGTCCACCCTCACCACGGTGGCCGTCTTCGCGCCGATCGCGCTGGTGGGTGGCTTCGTCGGGCAGCTCTTCGCGCCGTTCGCGATCACCGTCACGGTGGCCCTGCTCGCCTCGCTGCTGGTCTCGCTGACCGTCATCCCGGTGCTCGCGTACTGGTTCCTGAAGCCGCCGACCGGCACGGCGGACGACGCCGCGCTGCGCCGGGCGGCGGAGGAGAAGGAGCTGCGCAGCCCGTTGCAGCGGGCGTACCTGCCGGTGATCGGGTTCGCGACCCGTAAGCGGGCCACCCGGTGGATCACGCTCGGGCTCGGCATGCTCGTGCTCTTCGGCACCTTCGGCCTGTCCCGGCAGCTGGAAACCAACTTCATCGACGACTCCGGCCAGGACACCCTGAGCATCACCCAGGAACTGCCGGCGGGCACCGGCCTGGTCGGCACCGACGCGGCGGCCAAGCAGATCGAGGCGGTGCTGGAGCGCACCGAGGACGTCCAGACGTACCAGGTCACGGCGGGCGGCGGGGACAACCCGTTCGGCGGCGGCGGCAACAACGTCGCCAACTGGTCGCTGGCGCTCGGCGACGGCACCGACGCCCAGCAGATGCGGGAGAAGCTGCGCCGGGAGTTCGACGCGCTGGGCCCGGGCATCGGTGAGGTCAGCTTCGGCGCCGGTCAGGGCGGGGCGGCGGCCAACCAGATCGAGGTGGTCGTCCAGGGCGCCGACCCGGAGGCGCTGACCCGGGCCGCCGAGGAGGTCCGGTCGGCGATGGCCGGGCTGGCGGGCGTCGAGGACGTCTCCACCAGCCTCGCCACGCGGGTGCCGCGCGTCGACGTCACCGTCGACCGGGTCGCCGCCGGTCGGGTCGGGCTCACCGAGGCCGCCGTCGGCCAGGTGGTGGCCCAGGCGTTCCGGGGCTCGCCCCTGGGGCAGGTCACGCTCGACGACGGGCAGCGCGACGTGGTGCTGCGGTTCGCGGGCAAGCCGCCGACCACGGTGGAGGAGCTGCGCGCGATGCCGGTCGGGCCGGTGAAGCTCGACGACATCGCCGACGTCACCCAGACCGAGGGCCCGCAGCAGGTGAGCCGGATCGACGGCGAGCGCAGCGTCTCCGTCACCGGTACGGCCACCGGCTCGAACCTCGGGGCCATCACGCAGGAGTTGCAGAAGAAGCTGGACGGCATCAAGGTGCCGGGGGCGAGCTTCGAGATCGGCGGAGTCAGCGCCGACCAGGAGGAAGCTTTCGCGGACCTGGGCCTGGCGGTGCTCGCGGCCATCGCGATCGTCTTCCTGATCATGGTGGCGACGTTCCGCAGCCTGGTCCAGGCGCTGATCCTGTTGATCTCCATCCCGTTCGCGGCGACCGGCGCGATCGGCCTGCTGCTCGCCACCGGCACCCCGCTGGGCGTGCCGGCGCTGATCGGCGTGCTCATGCTGGTCGGCATCGTGGTGACGAACGCGATCGTGTTGCTGGACCTGGTCAACCAGTACCGGGCCCAGGGCATGGGCGTCCAGGAGGCGGTGGTCGAGGGCGGCCGGCGCCGGCTGCGGCCGATCCTGATGACCGCGGTCGCCACCATCTTCGCGCTGCTGCCGATGGCGTTCGGCCTCACCGGGGAGGGCGGCTTCATCTCCAAGCCGCTGGCCATCGTGGTGATCGGTGGTCTGCTCAGCTCGACGCTGCTCACCCTGATCCTGGTGCCGACGCTCTACGCGATGGCGGAGAACACCAAGGAGTCGTTCCGGGCCCGGCGGGCCCGCCGCTCCGGTGGTGCGGTGCCGGCCACCCCGGCGGGTGCGGACCCGGCTGGCGACGACGGCGGGACGCCCGCCGCCGAGCCGGTCCCGGTGCCCGCCGCGGGCCCGGCGTCCAGCGCCGACGCCGAGGCCGCCGACGCCCCGGCGTCCCGGCCGGCGCCGTCGGGCGCGCTGGTGGACGGCACCGACCAGTTCGAGGTGCTGCGGCTGCCGAAGAGCCGCACGTCCCCGCTGCCGCCGGCCGAGTAA